From one Conyzicola nivalis genomic stretch:
- a CDS encoding HesB/IscA family protein, whose product MTDTTLTTAAPVAAHGVGLSDAAAQKVRSLMTQEGRDDLRLRVAVQPGGCSGLIYQLYFDERFLDGDASVDFGEGVEVVVDKMSVPYLDGASIDFEDTIQKQGFTIDNPNAAGSCACGDSFH is encoded by the coding sequence ATGACTGACACCACCCTGACCACTGCTGCGCCAGTAGCCGCGCACGGCGTCGGACTTTCGGATGCGGCAGCGCAGAAAGTCCGCAGCCTCATGACCCAGGAGGGTCGCGACGACCTTCGCCTGCGTGTCGCCGTCCAGCCGGGCGGCTGCTCGGGCCTCATCTACCAGCTGTACTTCGACGAACGCTTCCTCGACGGCGACGCCTCGGTCGACTTCGGCGAGGGCGTAGAGGTCGTCGTCGACAAGATGAGCGTGCCCTACCTCGACGGCGCGTCGATCGATTTCGAAGACACGATTCAGAAGCAGGGCTTCACCATCGACAACCCCAATGCCGCGGGAAGCTGCGCATGTGGAGACTCGTTCCACTAA
- the ctaC gene encoding aa3-type cytochrome oxidase subunit II, whose protein sequence is MRSKRLSRWAIIPIALAVSVVLAGCTQAQLQGYLPGDPDTTNHTSRIMGLWVTSWIVLLAVGVTTWALVIWAAVVFRRRRGQTGLPVQLRYNLPVEIFYTIVPLILVLGFFAFTARDQAEIEADPGNPDVKVEVFGKRWAWDFNYLNENVYSAGVQATELETTDGVDNDALPVLYLPVDKKVEIDIESRDVIHSFWVIDFLYKKDMIPGKTNHMYFTPTKIGTYQGKCAELCGEYHSLMLFQVKVVSQDDYDAYIDAQRAAGFEGRLGAEYNTNTNLPGTGAVDHSEEG, encoded by the coding sequence GTGCGCTCCAAACGCCTAAGTCGATGGGCCATAATCCCCATTGCGTTAGCAGTCTCGGTGGTTCTCGCCGGGTGCACGCAGGCCCAGTTGCAGGGTTACCTGCCTGGTGATCCCGATACCACCAACCACACGAGCCGCATCATGGGCCTGTGGGTCACCTCCTGGATCGTGCTCCTCGCGGTCGGTGTCACGACCTGGGCTCTCGTCATCTGGGCCGCGGTCGTCTTCCGCCGCCGCCGTGGCCAGACCGGTCTCCCCGTGCAGCTGCGTTACAACCTCCCGGTCGAGATCTTCTACACGATCGTGCCGCTCATCCTCGTGCTGGGCTTCTTCGCCTTCACCGCGCGTGACCAAGCCGAGATCGAGGCAGACCCGGGCAACCCCGACGTCAAGGTCGAGGTCTTCGGCAAGCGTTGGGCGTGGGACTTCAACTACCTCAACGAGAACGTCTACAGCGCCGGCGTTCAGGCCACCGAGCTCGAGACCACCGACGGTGTCGACAACGACGCCCTCCCCGTTCTCTACCTGCCGGTAGACAAGAAGGTCGAGATCGACATCGAGTCCCGCGATGTCATCCACTCGTTCTGGGTCATCGACTTCTTGTACAAGAAAGACATGATCCCCGGCAAGACGAACCACATGTACTTCACGCCGACCAAGATCGGCACCTACCAGGGCAAATGCGCCGAGCTGTGTGGCGAATACCACTCGCTCATGCTGTTCCAGGTGAAGGTCGTCTCTCAGGACGACTACGACGCCTACATCGATGCTCAGCGTGCCGCCGGCTTCGAGGGTCGCCTCGGCGCCGAATACAACACGAACACCAACCTGCCGGGCACCGGCGCGGTTGACCACAGCGAAGAAGGCTAA
- the ctaD gene encoding aa3-type cytochrome oxidase subunit I, translated as MSTATATRPGLSTPAVVRRGNVLVSWITSTDHKTIGYMYLISSFVYFCIGGVMALIIRAQLFAPGLNIVDSKEQYNQLFTMHGTIMLLMFATPLFAGFANVLMPLQIGAPDVAFPRLNAFAYWLYSFGSLMAVAGFLTPQGAASFGWFAYAPLSSTTFSPGVGGNLWVFGLAMSGFGTILGAVNFITTIITMRAPGMTMFRMSIFTWNVMVTSILVLMAFPVLAAALFGLGADRVFNAHVYDPANGGVILWQHLFWFFGHPEVYIIALPFFGIISEVLPVFSRKPIFGYKTLIYATIAIAALSVTVWAHHMYVTGSVLLPFFSLMTMLIAVPTGVKIFNWIGTMWRGSVTFETPMLWAIGFLITFTFGGLTGIILASPPLDFHVSDSYFVVAHFHYVVFGTVVFAMFSGFYFWWPKWTGTMLNERLGKIHFWLLFIGFHTTFLIQHWIGVVGMPRRYATYLPEDGVTWMNQVSTVGAAILATSMLPFFYNVYLTARTAPKVTVNDPWGFSRSLEWATSCPPPRHNFTSIPRIRSEAPAFDLNHPEAEVPIGIGPGKDAPDAPVYDMSDEKVK; from the coding sequence ATGAGCACAGCAACAGCAACGAGGCCAGGCCTCAGCACTCCAGCGGTAGTGCGTCGGGGCAACGTCCTGGTCAGTTGGATCACCTCCACCGACCACAAGACGATCGGGTACATGTACCTGATCAGCTCCTTCGTCTACTTCTGCATCGGCGGGGTGATGGCGCTCATCATCCGCGCCCAGCTCTTCGCTCCGGGTCTGAACATCGTCGACTCCAAAGAGCAGTACAACCAGCTCTTCACGATGCACGGCACGATCATGCTCCTCATGTTCGCGACGCCGCTGTTCGCGGGGTTCGCCAACGTGCTGATGCCCCTCCAGATCGGTGCACCGGATGTCGCGTTCCCGCGACTCAACGCGTTCGCCTACTGGCTCTACAGCTTCGGCAGCCTGATGGCCGTCGCTGGCTTCCTCACCCCGCAGGGTGCCGCGTCGTTCGGCTGGTTCGCCTACGCCCCGCTCTCGAGCACGACGTTCTCGCCCGGAGTGGGCGGCAACCTCTGGGTCTTCGGCCTCGCGATGAGCGGTTTCGGAACGATTCTCGGTGCCGTCAACTTCATCACGACCATCATCACGATGCGCGCCCCCGGCATGACGATGTTCCGCATGTCGATCTTCACGTGGAACGTCATGGTCACCTCGATCCTCGTTCTGATGGCCTTCCCGGTTCTCGCCGCGGCCCTGTTCGGACTCGGCGCAGACCGCGTGTTCAACGCCCACGTCTACGACCCCGCCAACGGCGGTGTCATCCTTTGGCAGCACCTCTTCTGGTTCTTCGGCCACCCCGAGGTGTACATCATCGCGCTACCGTTCTTCGGAATCATCTCCGAGGTGCTGCCGGTGTTCAGCCGCAAGCCGATCTTCGGCTACAAGACGCTCATCTACGCGACCATCGCGATCGCCGCGCTTTCCGTGACCGTGTGGGCTCACCACATGTACGTGACCGGATCCGTGCTGCTTCCGTTCTTCTCGCTTATGACGATGCTCATCGCGGTCCCGACCGGTGTGAAGATCTTCAACTGGATCGGCACCATGTGGCGCGGCTCCGTGACGTTCGAGACACCCATGCTGTGGGCCATCGGCTTCCTCATCACGTTCACCTTCGGCGGACTGACCGGCATCATCCTGGCCTCGCCGCCGCTCGACTTCCACGTCTCCGACTCGTACTTCGTCGTCGCCCACTTCCACTACGTGGTGTTCGGCACCGTGGTGTTCGCGATGTTCTCGGGCTTCTACTTCTGGTGGCCCAAGTGGACCGGCACGATGCTCAACGAGCGCCTCGGCAAGATCCACTTCTGGCTGCTGTTCATCGGCTTCCACACCACGTTCCTCATCCAGCACTGGATCGGTGTCGTCGGTATGCCGCGTCGTTACGCGACGTACCTCCCCGAAGACGGCGTGACGTGGATGAATCAGGTTTCCACGGTCGGAGCGGCGATCCTCGCCACCTCGATGCTGCCGTTCTTCTACAACGTGTACCTCACGGCGCGTACCGCGCCCAAGGTCACCGTGAACGATCCGTGGGGCTTCTCCCGCTCGCTCGAGTGGGCCACCTCGTGCCCGCCTCCCCGCCACAACTTCACCTCGATCCCGCGCATTCGTTCCGAGGCTCCCGCGTTCGACCTGAACCACCCCGAGGCAGAAGTGCCGATCGGTATCGGTCCGGGTAAGGACGCGCCCGACGCCCCCGTGTACGACATGTCAGACGAGAAGGTCAAGTAA